The following proteins are encoded in a genomic region of Sorangiineae bacterium MSr12523:
- a CDS encoding SDR family oxidoreductase, which produces MDKLKGKIAVVTGGNSGVGLATAQRFAADGAHVFVLVRRQSETDNVVRKIGQNVPGSVTGVEGDVANVADLDRLYEAVRGKGPIDILFANAALGEFAPVTGVSEAHFDKAMGLNVKGLVFTVEKALPLFRDGGSIILNASPGVGDGVPAFSMYGAVKSALRSFARCWTADLSHRQIRVNVVSPRPHEAYGLQGIGQMDVFADQASLMAGLPPGKAGISAGIANIAAVLASDESSFITGLEVFVDGGPALN; this is translated from the coding sequence ATGGACAAGCTAAAGGGAAAGATCGCGGTCGTCACAGGGGGCAACAGTGGCGTGGGCTTGGCCACCGCCCAACGATTTGCGGCGGATGGAGCGCATGTCTTCGTGCTCGTGCGCCGCCAGAGCGAAACTGACAACGTTGTCAGAAAAATCGGCCAGAATGTGCCAGGGTCCGTGACCGGAGTCGAGGGGGACGTCGCCAATGTCGCCGACCTCGATCGGCTTTACGAAGCGGTACGGGGCAAGGGCCCCATCGATATTCTCTTTGCCAACGCCGCACTTGGAGAATTCGCGCCAGTGACTGGCGTGTCCGAGGCGCACTTCGACAAGGCCATGGGCCTCAACGTCAAAGGCCTGGTTTTCACCGTCGAGAAAGCGCTTCCCCTGTTTCGCGACGGCGGCTCCATCATTCTCAATGCGTCGCCCGGCGTGGGCGATGGTGTTCCCGCCTTCAGCATGTACGGCGCCGTCAAATCGGCGTTGCGGTCGTTTGCGCGCTGTTGGACCGCGGATCTGAGCCATCGCCAGATCCGCGTCAACGTGGTGAGCCCTCGCCCCCACGAGGCCTACGGCCTTCAAGGCATCGGCCAGATGGATGTCTTCGCCGATCAGGCGAGCCTCATGGCCGGGCTGCCACCGGGCAAGGCCGGCATCTCGGCGGGCATCGCCAACATCGCCGCCGTGCTGGCGTCGGACGAGAGCAGCTTCATCACCGGCCTCGAGGTCTTCGTCGACGGCGGCCCAGCGCTGAATTAG
- a CDS encoding GNAT family N-acetyltransferase has protein sequence MTLSDEYLASHPTYVAQIANDVVGFYSLIVEPPTHRSIDGTDCSPPATVTLELDMFFVDTPFAGGGIGKKLFLHMKDTALGYDARGVLIISNPAAEAFYLAMGAERTGMEPPHGKITWPRPRLWLPLSRTSHGDAV, from the coding sequence ATGACGCTATCCGACGAATACCTCGCATCGCATCCAACTTACGTTGCGCAAATCGCGAATGACGTCGTAGGATTTTACAGTCTAATCGTCGAGCCCCCAACGCATCGTTCAATCGACGGTACCGACTGCAGCCCGCCGGCGACTGTCACGTTGGAGCTCGATATGTTCTTCGTCGATACGCCCTTCGCGGGCGGTGGGATCGGCAAGAAGCTATTTCTTCATATGAAGGACACGGCCCTCGGGTACGACGCACGAGGCGTACTCATCATTTCGAACCCGGCCGCCGAAGCCTTCTACCTCGCCATGGGCGCCGAGCGCACCGGCATGGAGCCACCCCACGGCAAAATCACCTGGCCCCGCCCCCGCCTTTGGCTCCCACTCTCGAGAACTTCACACGGAGACGCTGTCTGA
- a CDS encoding TetR/AcrR family transcriptional regulator, whose translation MRLSKEQAARNRQSIIDAAARLFRERGIDGVGVADLMKAAGFTHGGFYNHFPSKEALAAEACTAAFEGVIGEITARMEAGPAGSAFWQYLEEYLSPEHRDDPNGGCPTASLAVDAWRQGEQVQGAYADGIEGVLGIFAAQLSKSSSGKKRDAAAARERAVRLLSEIVGAVVLARAVVGANQALSDEILQSSREKLGT comes from the coding sequence ATGCGACTTTCGAAGGAACAGGCTGCCCGTAACCGGCAAAGCATCATCGATGCAGCAGCGCGTCTGTTTCGCGAGCGCGGAATCGACGGTGTGGGCGTTGCCGATCTCATGAAAGCGGCCGGCTTTACGCACGGCGGGTTCTACAATCATTTCCCCTCGAAGGAGGCGTTGGCGGCGGAAGCTTGCACGGCCGCCTTCGAAGGGGTCATCGGCGAGATCACCGCGAGGATGGAGGCGGGGCCTGCGGGCTCGGCTTTCTGGCAATACCTCGAGGAGTACCTTTCGCCGGAGCATCGTGACGATCCCAACGGCGGATGCCCCACGGCGTCCCTCGCCGTCGACGCATGGCGGCAAGGCGAGCAAGTGCAAGGCGCCTACGCCGACGGCATCGAGGGGGTGCTCGGCATCTTCGCCGCGCAGCTCTCCAAGTCGTCATCGGGCAAAAAGCGCGACGCCGCCGCCGCCCGCGAACGCGCCGTTCGGCTCCTCAGCGAAATCGTCGGCGCCGTGGTCCTCGCCCGCGCCGTGGTCGGCGCCAACCAAGCGCTCTCCGACGAAATCCTCCAATCGAGTCGCGAAAAGCTCGGCACCTAG
- a CDS encoding fimbrillin family protein, with amino-acid sequence MQPIRGLLTCATLLLFACSQDNGPSPNPPPTDGDTTTFTEGDWHPGVALRRVGDAFQEEMDRIAVTAGGNVAAIRTSHRGQDDRVGTSVLELFDGHGRRLASAAAPATAIMLDIIVHPSGEFTVVEVRGDAATPRALWLRRLGADLHLIHEAPLRDQPTERDRQMYVFERQPDGSEAMKTEVIPVSGDGIVRPEAIALTRRRFVLAARGEEAILSTFVYGTKVYALAPDLRVLWSRQIMPLTSSTVSLVGQEVLTVDGAGRIGIAFPIDRAMFPAYQRHFDRNDVIWSGPRDQTMVTRISADGQSTVMRLFSHGDDAIVEPNVAGIVLHDEQVTLCGSARVEGKYQEPNRTMEWDLSWVRGNLEHGTVESGVIDLKRDDYAFDCKIDEAGGMLFAGSNDFFAYDTHSWMEPGQGFVYGIDATGHETTRLAFRGPRHTEVRAIDQRFFAGTFDGPLTHTPSAEVDKKAMLGVWR; translated from the coding sequence ATGCAACCGATACGCGGCCTTCTGACGTGCGCCACGCTTTTGCTTTTCGCCTGCAGCCAAGACAATGGGCCCTCGCCGAACCCGCCTCCGACTGACGGGGACACCACGACGTTTACGGAGGGGGATTGGCATCCAGGCGTGGCGCTCCGGCGCGTCGGCGATGCATTTCAGGAGGAAATGGATCGGATCGCGGTCACGGCGGGCGGGAATGTCGCGGCCATCCGTACGTCGCACCGAGGGCAGGACGATCGCGTCGGTACGAGCGTCCTCGAGCTGTTCGACGGGCACGGGCGTCGACTCGCGTCGGCGGCAGCACCTGCGACGGCCATCATGCTGGACATCATCGTGCACCCGAGTGGCGAATTCACGGTCGTCGAGGTTCGCGGCGACGCAGCGACACCGCGGGCCCTGTGGTTGCGCCGGCTCGGGGCGGACCTTCACCTGATTCACGAAGCGCCCTTGCGCGATCAACCGACGGAACGTGATCGCCAGATGTACGTGTTCGAACGGCAGCCCGACGGGAGTGAGGCGATGAAGACCGAAGTGATACCGGTCTCCGGCGACGGGATCGTGCGCCCCGAGGCAATCGCCCTGACACGCCGTCGCTTCGTGCTTGCCGCGCGCGGAGAAGAGGCGATCCTCAGCACCTTCGTCTACGGCACGAAGGTCTATGCCTTGGCACCGGATCTGCGCGTGCTTTGGTCGCGCCAAATCATGCCGCTCACCAGCTCGACGGTCTCACTCGTCGGCCAGGAGGTGTTGACCGTCGACGGTGCGGGGCGGATTGGCATTGCGTTTCCCATCGATCGGGCCATGTTTCCGGCCTATCAGCGGCACTTCGATCGGAACGACGTGATTTGGTCGGGCCCCCGCGATCAAACGATGGTGACGCGCATCTCGGCCGACGGGCAAAGCACGGTGATGCGGTTGTTCAGCCATGGCGACGATGCCATCGTGGAGCCGAACGTTGCGGGCATCGTGCTGCACGACGAGCAGGTCACGCTTTGCGGTTCGGCGCGTGTCGAGGGCAAATACCAAGAGCCGAACCGCACGATGGAGTGGGATTTGAGCTGGGTGCGCGGCAACCTCGAGCACGGCACCGTCGAGTCGGGCGTCATCGATCTGAAGCGCGACGACTACGCCTTCGACTGCAAGATCGACGAGGCGGGCGGGATGCTCTTCGCAGGCTCGAACGACTTTTTTGCCTACGACACCCACAGCTGGATGGAACCCGGCCAAGGCTTCGTCTACGGCATCGATGCGACGGGACACGAAACGACGCGCCTTGCCTTTCGTGGTCCACGCCACACCGAGGTTCGAGCCATCGATCAGCGGTTCTTTGCCGGCACCTTCGATGGCCCGCTCACCCATACGCCGTCCGCGGAGGTCGACAAGAAGGCGATGCTGGGCGTATGGCGCTGA
- a CDS encoding cyclase family protein: protein MNTTMTFMAALSLMACTPAAAAPPKSAASTTTVTAGVPVSKWGPDDEIGAANELKPALVVSAAKLVKTGKTYQLGMEVNKSTPAFRHRNFRLITTNPGQEGGKTEGPNKFTYNDEHFEGWLGVGTQLNGLGHIGIDSTYYNANRARDFVDIEGVKKLGLEKTPPIVTRGVLLDMAAYYGTDVVKEGTAFSTADIETVLKKENVTIQPGDVVIFHTGWLDLAGKDNARFLAGEPGINRAAAQYLAEKRVVAVGADNWALEAVPFEKGAGTFEGNQTLITKNGIYVLENLVTKDLAHDKVYEFLFVLGHPRYTGTTQSIINPVAIQ from the coding sequence ATGAATACCACGATGACGTTCATGGCCGCTCTTTCGCTGATGGCCTGCACACCGGCTGCGGCGGCACCGCCCAAGTCGGCGGCCTCCACCACCACCGTGACCGCCGGTGTTCCCGTGTCCAAGTGGGGTCCGGACGACGAGATCGGCGCGGCCAACGAGCTCAAGCCGGCGCTCGTCGTGTCGGCGGCCAAGTTGGTCAAAACTGGAAAGACGTACCAACTCGGGATGGAGGTCAACAAGTCGACGCCGGCGTTCCGGCATCGCAACTTCCGCCTCATCACCACGAATCCGGGCCAGGAGGGCGGAAAGACCGAAGGGCCCAACAAGTTCACCTACAACGACGAGCACTTCGAAGGCTGGCTCGGCGTCGGCACGCAGTTGAACGGCCTGGGGCACATTGGAATCGATAGTACGTATTACAATGCCAACCGGGCGCGCGACTTCGTGGACATCGAAGGGGTGAAGAAGCTCGGGCTGGAGAAGACACCTCCCATCGTGACGCGCGGGGTTCTTCTGGATATGGCGGCGTATTACGGTACGGATGTCGTCAAGGAAGGCACGGCATTCTCAACGGCGGACATCGAGACGGTGCTCAAGAAAGAGAACGTGACCATTCAGCCCGGGGACGTGGTCATCTTCCACACGGGTTGGCTCGATCTCGCAGGGAAGGACAACGCGCGTTTTCTAGCGGGCGAACCGGGCATCAACCGCGCCGCTGCGCAGTATCTGGCAGAAAAGCGGGTCGTGGCCGTGGGCGCGGACAATTGGGCGCTGGAGGCGGTCCCCTTCGAGAAGGGCGCGGGAACGTTCGAGGGGAATCAAACGCTGATTACCAAAAATGGAATTTACGTACTGGAGAATCTGGTTACCAAAGACTTGGCGCACGACAAGGTGTACGAGTTTCTCTTCGTGCTAGGGCATCCGCGCTACACGGGGACGACCCAATCGATCATCAATCCGGTGGCCATTCAGTAA
- a CDS encoding NAD-dependent epimerase/dehydratase family protein, protein MNIFVTGASGFIGGSVAASLARDGHTVRGLVRNENKVKDLAAIGIQGVVGSLDDRAFLIEQARWADAVINAADSDHRGAVEALIEGLEGSGKVLIHTSGSSIVGDASGGVFSDKVYSEDNLPEPTADKAPRVAIDRRVLAAKDKGIASTVLCNTLIYGHGLGIGRDSVQLPRLVDHAKKAGIVHHIGPGTNIWSNVHIEDVVALYKLVLEKKPRGAFMFVESGEASFKDMTDAIGRALGLGEAKPFPLEDAIREWGYEHASYALGSNSRVRGTRARTELGWQPKHTSVTDWIAKDLNQ, encoded by the coding sequence ATGAACATCTTCGTAACCGGAGCATCCGGATTCATCGGCGGTTCGGTCGCCGCGAGCTTGGCCCGCGATGGCCATACGGTGCGCGGGCTCGTGCGCAATGAGAATAAGGTGAAGGACCTCGCCGCCATCGGCATTCAAGGCGTGGTGGGCAGCCTCGACGATCGCGCGTTCCTCATCGAGCAGGCGCGCTGGGCCGATGCAGTGATCAATGCCGCCGATAGCGATCACCGCGGCGCGGTGGAAGCGCTCATCGAGGGGCTCGAGGGATCGGGCAAGGTTCTCATCCACACGAGCGGCTCCTCCATCGTGGGCGACGCCTCGGGCGGTGTTTTCTCCGACAAGGTCTACAGCGAGGACAACCTGCCGGAGCCGACGGCGGACAAGGCCCCGCGCGTGGCCATCGATCGACGGGTTCTCGCGGCCAAGGACAAAGGCATCGCCTCCACGGTGCTCTGCAACACACTGATTTACGGGCACGGCCTGGGCATCGGGCGCGACAGCGTGCAGCTTCCGCGGCTGGTCGACCATGCGAAGAAGGCCGGCATCGTGCACCACATTGGACCGGGCACCAACATTTGGTCCAACGTCCACATCGAGGACGTCGTCGCTCTCTACAAGCTCGTACTCGAGAAGAAGCCGCGCGGCGCGTTCATGTTCGTCGAGAGCGGCGAGGCGTCGTTCAAAGACATGACCGATGCGATCGGGCGGGCCCTCGGGCTCGGGGAGGCGAAGCCTTTTCCACTGGAAGATGCCATTCGCGAATGGGGCTACGAGCACGCGTCGTACGCGCTCGGCTCCAACAGCCGCGTGCGCGGAACGAGGGCGCGCACGGAACTCGGCTGGCAACCGAAGCACACCTCGGTGACGGATTGGATTGCCAAAGATCTGAACCAGTAA
- a CDS encoding YceI family protein: MKLRFIATALVSVALATGCDNDPGKNKAKAHVSAPAEVQQATTGAATKLAFSSTDGSVFSFVGAKVTGKQEGSFGKFSGTVDLIDGNPEKSKVDAEVDVGSLSTDAEGLTHHLKTPDFFDVAKFPTAHFTSTAIRAGGEKGATHTITGNLELHGVTKSISFPATIKVTGEQLDADAEFAIDRKDFGIVYPGKSDDLIKDEVLLKLAIRAKAKKAA; this comes from the coding sequence ATGAAGCTTCGATTCATCGCGACGGCACTCGTGTCGGTCGCGCTCGCAACCGGGTGCGACAATGATCCGGGCAAAAACAAGGCAAAGGCACACGTGTCGGCGCCCGCAGAAGTGCAGCAGGCAACCACGGGTGCAGCGACCAAGCTCGCATTCTCCAGCACCGATGGGTCGGTGTTCTCCTTCGTGGGCGCCAAGGTTACGGGCAAACAGGAAGGCTCCTTTGGCAAGTTCTCGGGCACCGTCGATCTGATCGATGGCAATCCCGAGAAGAGCAAGGTCGACGCGGAGGTGGACGTCGGTTCGCTCTCCACGGACGCGGAGGGGCTCACGCATCACTTGAAGACGCCGGACTTCTTCGACGTAGCGAAGTTTCCGACCGCGCATTTCACCTCCACGGCCATCCGCGCCGGGGGCGAAAAGGGCGCCACGCACACCATCACGGGCAATCTGGAGCTTCACGGCGTGACCAAGTCGATCTCGTTTCCCGCGACCATCAAGGTCACCGGCGAACAGCTCGATGCCGATGCGGAGTTTGCGATTGACCGCAAGGACTTCGGCATCGTCTATCCAGGCAAGTCCGATGATTTGATCAAAGATGAAGTTCTTCTCAAATTGGCAATTCGCGCCAAGGCGAAGAAGGCGGCGTGA
- a CDS encoding VCBS repeat-containing protein yields MRNMAVSRDTVCLLVALTACGPAAPSPSSSSPGRPQDDLPPGAPPAGSPPPSSHVNGLPIGSPRPVSFVDVAAASGLAAVRKDVSDFFDIHSDDYDGDGWPDIFISDHKTRHRLAMNDRNGGFANQPLPASDAQVWSMMAVDFNNDGRLDLSTNWDSASIKVYRNDGNRSFSSLSASQSYESQANGMAWADWNADGIPDYMVSGFFGNRSYMGRASGGFSHVASPAIPTQYAQASLYFADLDGDHFPDVLIQPTNATVGAGIFKPEVEHTTKILFNKGIAGAGAGFQPGVPNGLEACPGPGIALGDYDLDGDLDLFCAGSAPHGVAQPRKTFRVRLFQNQGNGTFVDMTEAAGLPTGDKTVNEYRVLYAQSVFADFDNDGRLDILWIEPEPGGIRLFQNMGGGSFQDVTAAARLDAYRHDVPRFMVTDFDRDGALDIVTMVGTTTPKLSLLKNEVAGTSWLDVTLEGTHLKTATNSKIHVYEAGHLGDAAHRVGYREVLLAYSHRAPLAQHFAALPGLKYDVRVQFWPERNTVDVRDLPGGQRVRIRASGGCDSF; encoded by the coding sequence ATGCGCAACATGGCCGTTTCACGCGACACGGTGTGCCTCCTCGTTGCCTTGACGGCGTGTGGTCCGGCCGCCCCCTCGCCTTCCTCGTCCTCGCCCGGCCGCCCCCAAGATGATTTGCCCCCCGGCGCCCCACCCGCCGGGTCTCCCCCGCCGTCGTCGCACGTGAATGGATTGCCCATTGGCTCCCCCCGGCCCGTGAGTTTCGTCGATGTGGCCGCGGCCTCCGGCCTTGCCGCCGTGCGCAAGGATGTTTCGGATTTCTTCGACATTCACTCGGACGACTACGACGGCGACGGTTGGCCCGATATTTTCATATCGGACCATAAAACGCGGCACCGGCTGGCCATGAACGACCGAAACGGCGGCTTTGCCAACCAGCCGCTTCCCGCCTCGGACGCCCAAGTTTGGTCGATGATGGCGGTTGACTTCAACAACGATGGGCGTCTCGATTTATCCACCAACTGGGATTCGGCGTCCATCAAAGTTTACCGCAACGACGGCAACCGCTCCTTCTCCAGTCTATCGGCGTCGCAGTCCTACGAGAGCCAGGCCAATGGCATGGCCTGGGCCGATTGGAATGCGGACGGGATTCCGGACTACATGGTGAGCGGCTTCTTTGGGAATCGCTCGTACATGGGACGGGCCAGCGGCGGATTTTCCCATGTCGCATCGCCGGCCATTCCAACGCAGTATGCCCAAGCCTCGCTTTACTTCGCCGATCTCGATGGCGATCACTTTCCCGACGTTCTCATTCAACCGACGAATGCCACGGTCGGGGCGGGCATTTTCAAGCCCGAGGTGGAGCACACGACGAAGATTCTCTTCAACAAAGGCATCGCCGGGGCGGGCGCCGGTTTTCAACCGGGTGTGCCCAATGGCCTCGAGGCGTGCCCGGGCCCGGGCATTGCGCTCGGGGATTACGATCTCGATGGGGATCTCGATCTTTTCTGCGCAGGATCGGCGCCCCACGGCGTGGCGCAGCCTCGCAAGACCTTCCGCGTGCGGCTGTTTCAGAATCAGGGCAATGGCACCTTCGTCGATATGACCGAAGCCGCCGGTCTCCCCACCGGCGACAAGACGGTCAACGAGTACCGTGTTCTCTACGCACAATCCGTCTTTGCCGATTTCGACAACGATGGGCGCCTGGACATTCTCTGGATCGAGCCGGAACCCGGCGGCATTCGCCTTTTCCAGAACATGGGCGGCGGCTCCTTCCAGGACGTCACCGCTGCGGCCAGGCTCGATGCGTACCGGCACGATGTGCCGCGCTTCATGGTCACGGATTTCGACCGCGATGGGGCGCTCGACATCGTCACCATGGTCGGCACCACCACGCCCAAGCTGTCGCTCCTGAAGAACGAAGTGGCGGGTACCTCCTGGCTCGATGTCACGTTGGAAGGGACCCACCTCAAAACCGCCACCAACAGCAAAATCCATGTCTACGAGGCAGGGCACCTTGGCGATGCGGCGCACCGCGTGGGTTACCGCGAGGTGCTGCTCGCCTATAGCCACCGCGCTCCGCTCGCACAGCATTTTGCCGCGCTACCGGGCCTCAAATACGATGTACGCGTTCAATTTTGGCCCGAGCGCAATACCGTCGACGTGCGCGATTTGCCCGGCGGACAGCGCGTGCGCATTCGCGCGTCGGGTGGATGCGACTCGTTCTAA
- the dkgB gene encoding 2,5-didehydrogluconate reductase DkgB has protein sequence MTNTIPSMGLGTFRLQGEVVRQSVLDGLEVGYRHIDTAQIYENEADVGQAIAQSGIARGELFVTTKIWLENLGKDKLIPSLEASLDRLRMAQVDLTLIHWPSTDGKVPLAESLEALAQAKDAGLTKLIGISNFPIQLVDETLKVLDRGQVATNQVEVHPFLQNAELRAFSAKKGIHVTAYQPLAYGKVMSDPVLQSIAAKHGVTPAHVSIAWLLRLGMAVIPASTKKAHLKANLEAQKLVLDADDMARIATIDRGERLVSPDFAPAWD, from the coding sequence ATGACCAACACGATTCCAAGCATGGGTCTCGGCACGTTTCGATTGCAAGGAGAGGTCGTCCGGCAATCCGTGCTCGATGGACTCGAAGTCGGTTATCGCCACATCGATACCGCTCAGATTTACGAGAACGAAGCCGACGTGGGCCAGGCCATCGCCCAAAGTGGCATTGCTCGGGGCGAGCTATTCGTCACGACGAAGATTTGGCTCGAGAACCTCGGCAAGGACAAGCTGATCCCGAGCCTCGAGGCGAGCCTCGATCGCCTTCGCATGGCGCAGGTCGATCTCACGTTGATCCATTGGCCGTCGACCGATGGAAAGGTGCCGCTGGCCGAGTCGCTCGAAGCGCTCGCGCAGGCCAAAGACGCGGGGCTGACCAAGTTGATTGGGATTTCGAATTTTCCCATTCAGCTGGTGGACGAGACGCTGAAAGTCCTCGATCGGGGGCAGGTGGCCACGAATCAAGTCGAGGTGCACCCTTTCTTACAAAACGCCGAGTTGCGGGCGTTCAGTGCGAAAAAGGGCATTCACGTCACGGCGTATCAGCCGCTCGCGTACGGGAAGGTGATGAGCGATCCCGTGCTGCAATCGATTGCCGCGAAACACGGCGTCACGCCGGCGCACGTATCCATCGCCTGGCTGTTGCGGCTGGGCATGGCCGTCATTCCGGCGTCGACGAAGAAGGCTCACCTGAAGGCGAACCTCGAGGCGCAAAAATTGGTGCTCGATGCGGACGACATGGCCCGCATCGCTACCATCGACCGGGGCGAGCGATTGGTGAGCCCTGATTTTGCCCCCGCCTGGGACTGA
- a CDS encoding LysR family transcriptional regulator translates to MRTTTEELAAFVAVVETGSLSAAAKRLGQTASGMSRALSRLEEKLETTLLRRTTRKLGLTEEGEIFLERARAILEAMEAAEEALASRKSKPAGRLRIDAAAPFVLHGIAPHLADFAELYPDIRLEVASNDHIVDLLEERTDVAFRIASLSDSTLHAKTIGSCNLNIVASPAYLKAKGTPKTTHDLKKHRLIGFTSPKSLNDWPLLHEGSERMTIEPHLKAASGETIRALAVNGYGITCLSNFMTWRDIKEGTLVPLLRSSMAKYRQPIHAVYYRNSPFIARIRCFLDFITPRVVL, encoded by the coding sequence ATGAGGACGACCACCGAAGAATTGGCCGCATTCGTTGCCGTCGTGGAGACGGGCTCTCTATCCGCCGCCGCCAAACGGCTCGGGCAAACCGCCTCGGGCATGAGCCGAGCGCTCAGCCGGCTCGAGGAGAAGCTCGAGACCACCTTGCTCCGGCGCACCACGCGCAAACTCGGGCTCACCGAAGAGGGGGAGATCTTCCTCGAGCGTGCGCGCGCCATCCTCGAGGCCATGGAGGCAGCCGAGGAAGCGCTTGCCTCGCGCAAAAGCAAGCCCGCCGGCAGGTTGCGCATCGACGCCGCCGCGCCGTTCGTTCTGCACGGCATCGCCCCGCACCTGGCCGACTTTGCCGAGCTGTACCCGGATATTCGCTTGGAGGTCGCCAGCAACGATCATATCGTCGACCTTTTGGAGGAGCGCACCGACGTGGCCTTTCGCATCGCCTCGCTTTCCGACTCGACGTTGCACGCCAAGACCATTGGATCGTGCAATCTCAACATCGTGGCGAGCCCGGCGTACCTCAAGGCGAAGGGCACACCCAAGACTACCCACGACTTGAAGAAACACCGCCTGATTGGATTTACGAGCCCCAAATCGTTGAACGATTGGCCGCTGCTTCATGAAGGTAGCGAACGCATGACCATCGAGCCCCACCTCAAAGCGGCCAGTGGCGAAACCATTCGGGCCTTGGCGGTGAATGGATATGGCATTACATGCTTATCCAATTTCATGACGTGGCGTGATATCAAAGAAGGAACATTGGTTCCGCTGCTGCGTTCGTCGATGGCCAAATACCGACAACCGATTCACGCCGTGTACTATCGAAACTCACCCTTCATTGCGCGCATCCGCTGTTTTCTCGATTTCATTACGCCCCGCGTTGTACTTTAG